A stretch of Henckelia pumila isolate YLH828 chromosome 4, ASM3356847v2, whole genome shotgun sequence DNA encodes these proteins:
- the LOC140867058 gene encoding uncharacterized protein has translation MSENYNKKAMDSNWTNEKHVHFLNSMEDTFVRTMFESNARYNPRLDRYLPDTLESTEDLLRERRRRHSTSDIVESSGKKTDKKSKLLSPHISSQDQVVPQFQKWRDHQDKDDKDYLDVPLGRPN, from the exons ATGTCGGAAAACTATAACAAGAAAGCGATGGATTCGAATTGGACAAATGAGAAGCATGTACATTTCTTGAATTCCATGGAGGACACCTTTGTCCGAACAATGTTCGAGAGTAACGCTCGTTATAACCCACGTCTTGATCGCTATTTGCCGGACACCTTGGAGTCCACCGAGGATTTGCTTAGGGAAAGAAGGAGAAGACATTCTACTTCAG ATATTGTAGAGTCAAGTGGGAAAAAGACAGACAAGAAATCCAAATTACTCTCGCCCCATATTTCTTCACAAGATCAG GTGGTCCCACAATTTCAGAAATGGAGAGATCATCAAGATAAAGATGATAAGGACTATCTTGATGTCCCCCTTGGAAGACCTAACTAA